TTAGGGTGGATTGAATTTGTAAAAGTTATCCCCTGTGTAGTAAATGGAAATAAGTGTACTTTATTTGTAATGAAAGGACTATGTTATGGAACAAGATCAAGATATTTATTTTATGCAATTAGCGATAGAAGAAGCTAAAAAGGCAGAGGAAATACAGGAAGTACCAATTGGAGCAGTTATAGTGTTAGATGGTGAGGTAATTAGTGTTGCCCATAATTTAAGGGAAACTGAGCAAAGATCAATAGCTCATGCTGAGTTGCTAGCGATAGATGATGCATGTAAAAAATTAGGGACATGGCGTTTAGAAGATGCAACATTGTATGTAACATTAGAACCTTGTCCAATGTGTGCGGGTGGAATTGTTTTATCACGA
This DNA window, taken from Bacillus cereus ATCC 14579, encodes the following:
- the tadA gene encoding tRNA adenosine(34) deaminase TadA → MEQDQDIYFMQLAIEEAKKAEEIQEVPIGAVIVLDGEVISVAHNLRETEQRSIAHAELLAIDDACKKLGTWRLEDATLYVTLEPCPMCAGGIVLSRVKRVVYGASDPKGGCAGTLMNLLTDERFNHQCEVVSGVLEEECGTLLTNFFRELRKKRKAIKKLEKNAGN